The Micromonospora sp. NBC_01740 genome includes a window with the following:
- a CDS encoding TM2 domain-containing protein, whose product MIVPLFGCRCGQESSGSLGCRLMTTPPYQPGFPNQPGYPSGVSDKSKVVAGVLQIVLGTFGVGRFYMGDTKTGVIQLIVSLVTCGIGGIWGLVDGVLILINGGVDGQGRPLRD is encoded by the coding sequence ATTATCGTCCCACTCTTCGGGTGCCGCTGCGGACAGGAGAGCAGTGGATCACTAGGGTGTCGCCTCATGACCACACCTCCTTACCAGCCCGGCTTCCCCAACCAGCCCGGGTACCCGTCGGGTGTCTCCGACAAGAGCAAGGTCGTCGCGGGCGTCCTGCAGATCGTGCTGGGCACCTTCGGCGTCGGCCGCTTCTACATGGGCGACACCAAGACCGGCGTCATCCAGCTCATCGTGTCCCTCGTGACGTGCGGCATCGGCGGCATCTGGGGCCTCGTCGACGGCGTCCTGATCCTGATCAACGGTGGCGTCGACGGGCAGGGCCGGCCGCTGCGCGACTGA
- the ald gene encoding alanine dehydrogenase encodes MKVGIPREVKNHEYRVAITPAGVNEFVRSGHQVFVESGAGVGSSIGDDEFAAAGAKILATADEVWETAELVLKVKEPIAEEYHRMREGQVLFTYLHLAASKACTDALVDRKVTGIAYETVELPDRSLPLLAPMSEVAGRLAPQVGAYHLQRQGGGRGILMGGVSGVYAAKTVVIGAGVSGMNAAAIALGLQAEVLLLDKNVARLRQADAIYRGHLQTVASNAYEIERAVLDADLVIGAVLVPGAKAPTLISNELVSRMKPGSVLVDISIDQGGCFEDSRPTTHAEPTYQVHDSIFYCVANMPGAVPHTSTYALTNVTLPYALELANHGWREALRRDPALALGLNTHDGQVTYGPVAEAHGMAPLALADALA; translated from the coding sequence GTGAAGGTCGGAATCCCACGCGAGGTCAAGAACCACGAGTACCGCGTGGCGATCACGCCGGCGGGCGTCAACGAGTTCGTCCGCAGCGGTCACCAGGTCTTCGTCGAGTCCGGCGCCGGCGTCGGGTCCAGCATCGGCGACGACGAGTTCGCCGCCGCCGGTGCCAAGATCCTGGCCACCGCCGACGAGGTGTGGGAGACCGCCGAGCTGGTGCTCAAGGTCAAGGAGCCGATCGCCGAGGAGTACCACCGGATGCGTGAGGGGCAGGTGCTCTTCACCTACCTGCACCTGGCCGCCTCGAAGGCGTGCACCGACGCGCTGGTCGACCGCAAGGTCACCGGCATCGCGTACGAGACCGTCGAACTGCCCGACCGGTCGCTGCCGCTGCTCGCCCCGATGTCCGAGGTGGCCGGTCGCCTCGCCCCGCAGGTGGGCGCCTACCACCTTCAGCGGCAGGGCGGCGGGCGCGGCATCCTGATGGGCGGCGTCTCCGGCGTGTACGCCGCGAAGACGGTGGTCATCGGCGCCGGCGTCTCCGGCATGAACGCCGCCGCGATCGCGCTCGGCCTGCAGGCCGAGGTGCTGCTGCTGGACAAGAACGTCGCCCGGCTGCGCCAGGCCGACGCCATCTACCGGGGCCACCTGCAGACGGTCGCCTCCAACGCGTACGAGATCGAGCGGGCCGTGCTGGACGCGGACCTCGTCATCGGCGCGGTGCTGGTGCCCGGCGCGAAGGCCCCGACCCTGATCTCCAACGAGCTGGTCTCCCGGATGAAGCCGGGCAGCGTGCTTGTCGACATCTCCATCGACCAGGGTGGCTGCTTCGAGGACTCGCGTCCCACCACGCACGCCGAGCCGACCTACCAGGTGCACGACTCGATCTTCTACTGCGTGGCGAACATGCCGGGCGCGGTGCCGCACACCAGCACCTACGCGCTGACCAACGTCACCCTGCCGTACGCGCTGGAGCTGGCCAACCACGGCTGGCGCGAGGCGCTGCGTCGCGACCCGGCCCTGGCGCTGGGCCTGAACACCCACGACGGGCAGGTCACCTACGGCCCGGTCGCCGAGGCGCACGGCATGGCGCCCCTCGCGCTGGCCGACGCACTGGCCTGA
- a CDS encoding NUDIX domain-containing protein — protein MRAVEHRYEVRSRTERYRGRIFDVVSEEVTMPGGGTGVRDFVRHVGAVAVVALDSAGQVVLIRQYRHPVGRHLWELPAGLTDVSGEDLAAAAVRELAEEVDLTAGRIDVLVDLHSSPGFTNELVRVFLARDLADVPAEQRHERHEEEADLQVVRIDLDEAVRMVLAGEITNASCVAGLLAAARARDTGWSALRRADAPLPG, from the coding sequence GTGCGCGCCGTCGAGCACCGCTACGAGGTGCGCTCGCGCACCGAGCGCTACCGGGGTCGGATCTTCGACGTGGTCAGCGAGGAGGTGACCATGCCGGGCGGCGGGACGGGGGTCCGCGACTTCGTCCGGCACGTCGGCGCGGTCGCCGTGGTGGCGCTCGACTCCGCCGGCCAGGTGGTGCTGATCCGCCAGTACCGGCACCCGGTGGGGCGGCACCTGTGGGAGCTGCCGGCCGGGCTGACGGACGTCTCCGGCGAGGACCTGGCCGCCGCCGCGGTCCGGGAGCTGGCCGAGGAGGTCGACCTCACCGCGGGGCGCATCGACGTCCTGGTGGACCTGCACAGCTCACCGGGCTTCACCAACGAGCTGGTCCGGGTCTTCCTGGCCCGGGACCTGGCCGACGTGCCGGCGGAGCAGCGGCACGAGCGTCACGAGGAGGAGGCCGACCTCCAGGTCGTCCGCATCGACCTGGACGAGGCGGTCCGCATGGTCCTCGCGGGCGAGATCACCAACGCCTCCTGCGTGGCCGGGCTGCTCGCCGCCGCCCGGGCCCGCGACACCGGCTGGTCGGCGCTGCGCCGGGCCGACGCGCCCCTGCCGGGCTGA
- a CDS encoding ParA family protein yields MAGNGDRAETWTSELREQQATLGADLGPADPAAYTMRKPIPEPMPTDRHGPARIIAMANQKGGVGKTTTTINLGAALAEYGRKVLLVDFDPQGALSVGLGVNPHNLDLSVYNLLMQDDVTAEDVLIKTDVAGLHLLPANIDLSAAEIQLVNEVAREMALARVLRSVRKEYDYILIDCQPSLGLLAINALTVAHGVLIPLECEFFSLRGVALLLDTIDKVRERLNFDLELEGILATMYDSRTTHCRQVLQRVVEAFGDKVYQTVITKTVKFPESTVAGAPITTLDPASSGARNYRQLAREVIAAQAER; encoded by the coding sequence ATGGCTGGCAACGGTGACCGTGCCGAGACCTGGACGTCGGAGCTCCGCGAGCAGCAGGCCACGCTCGGGGCGGATCTCGGTCCGGCGGATCCGGCGGCATACACGATGCGTAAGCCGATTCCCGAGCCGATGCCGACCGACCGGCACGGCCCGGCGCGGATCATCGCGATGGCCAACCAGAAGGGTGGTGTGGGCAAGACCACCACGACCATCAACCTGGGCGCCGCACTGGCCGAGTACGGCCGCAAGGTGCTGCTTGTCGACTTCGACCCGCAGGGCGCCCTCTCGGTCGGGCTGGGGGTCAACCCGCACAACCTCGACCTGTCGGTCTACAACCTGCTCATGCAGGACGACGTCACCGCCGAGGACGTCCTGATCAAGACCGACGTGGCGGGGCTGCACCTGCTGCCCGCCAACATCGACCTCTCCGCGGCCGAGATCCAGCTGGTCAACGAGGTCGCCCGGGAGATGGCCCTGGCCCGTGTGCTCCGGTCGGTCCGCAAGGAGTACGACTACATCCTGATCGACTGCCAGCCCTCGCTGGGCCTGCTGGCGATCAACGCGCTGACCGTGGCGCACGGCGTGCTCATCCCGCTGGAGTGCGAGTTCTTCAGCCTGCGCGGGGTGGCCCTGCTGCTGGACACCATCGACAAGGTGCGCGAGCGGCTCAACTTCGACCTGGAGCTCGAGGGCATCCTCGCCACCATGTACGACAGCCGCACCACCCACTGCCGCCAGGTGCTCCAGCGGGTGGTGGAGGCCTTCGGCGACAAGGTCTACCAGACGGTGATCACCAAGACCGTCAAGTTCCCCGAGTCCACCGTCGCCGGTGCCCCGATCACCACGCTCGACCCGGCCTCGTCCGGCGCCCGCAACTACCGTCAGCTGGCCCGCGAGGTGATCGCCGCCCAGGCCGAGCGGTAG
- a CDS encoding site-specific tyrosine recombinase XerD translates to MGTPDGAGAGVEPAPALRRAVRGYLDHLTVERGLSANTLASYRRDLERYLATLAAAGVPDLAAVGPGQVEAHLARLRAGDEEHPPLAVASAARAASAVRGLHRFALREGLAGADPSRDVRPPTPPRRLPRALPADAVVRLLETAGSLTAAGDQAPLALRDRALLEFLYGTGARISEAVGAAVDDLDVDEGTVLLRGKGGRTRLVPVGGYAVEAVRAWLVRARPGLAAAGRGTPAVFLNARGGALTRQGAWTILRRAAQRAGLPVDGPEAVSPHTLRHSYATHLLDGGADVRVVQELLGHASVTTTQVYTLVTVERLREVYATAHPRARG, encoded by the coding sequence ATCGGCACACCGGACGGGGCCGGCGCGGGCGTGGAGCCCGCGCCGGCCCTGCGTCGTGCCGTCCGCGGCTACCTCGACCACCTCACCGTCGAACGGGGACTGTCGGCGAACACGCTCGCGTCGTACCGGCGGGACCTGGAGCGCTACCTGGCCACCCTGGCGGCGGCCGGCGTGCCGGACCTGGCCGCCGTCGGCCCGGGGCAGGTCGAGGCGCACCTGGCCCGGCTGCGCGCCGGCGACGAGGAGCATCCGCCGCTCGCGGTCGCCTCCGCCGCGCGGGCGGCCAGCGCGGTACGCGGCCTGCACCGGTTCGCGCTGCGTGAGGGGCTGGCCGGCGCCGACCCGAGCCGGGACGTCCGCCCGCCCACGCCGCCGCGCCGGCTGCCCCGCGCGCTGCCGGCCGACGCCGTGGTGCGGCTGCTGGAGACCGCCGGGTCGCTGACCGCCGCCGGCGACCAGGCGCCGCTCGCGCTGCGTGACCGGGCGCTGTTGGAGTTCCTGTACGGCACCGGGGCGCGGATCTCCGAGGCGGTCGGCGCCGCCGTGGACGACCTGGACGTGGACGAGGGCACCGTGCTGCTGCGCGGCAAGGGCGGCCGCACCCGGCTCGTCCCGGTCGGGGGGTACGCCGTCGAGGCGGTGCGGGCCTGGCTGGTGCGGGCCCGCCCCGGGCTCGCCGCCGCCGGCCGGGGCACCCCGGCGGTCTTCCTCAACGCCCGCGGCGGCGCGTTGACCCGGCAGGGCGCGTGGACCATCCTGCGACGCGCCGCCCAGCGGGCCGGGCTGCCGGTGGACGGCCCGGAGGCGGTCTCCCCGCACACCCTGCGCCACTCCTACGCCACCCACCTGCTCGACGGCGGCGCGGACGTACGGGTGGTGCAGGAACTGCTCGGCCACGCCTCGGTGACCACCACCCAGGTCTACACCCTGGTCACGGTCGAGCGGCTGCGCGAGGTGTACGCCACCGCCCATCCCCGGGCGCGGGGTTGA
- the cmk gene encoding (d)CMP kinase — protein MEENERAGRCVVAVDGPSGSGKSTVSRRLAVGLGARYLDTGAMYRAITWAVLRSGVDLTDAESVAKVAGEVDLRIGTDPQGYGVTADGVNVDAEIRGPEVTAAVSAVAAVPAVRALLVTRQQEMITNAGRIVVEGRDIGSVVAPDADLKVYLTASEAARAARRSAEDATDVAATAADLARRDRLDSTRKADPLTQAADAVVLDTTELGIDEVVGRLRDLLTDRGVA, from the coding sequence GTGGAGGAAAACGAACGGGCCGGGCGATGTGTGGTCGCTGTGGACGGACCGTCCGGTTCGGGTAAGTCCACCGTCTCCCGGCGGCTCGCCGTCGGCCTCGGTGCCCGCTATCTCGACACCGGCGCCATGTACCGCGCCATCACCTGGGCGGTGCTGCGCTCGGGGGTCGACCTGACCGACGCCGAGTCGGTGGCCAAGGTCGCCGGCGAGGTGGACCTGCGCATCGGCACCGACCCGCAGGGGTACGGCGTGACCGCCGACGGCGTGAACGTCGACGCCGAGATCCGCGGGCCGGAGGTGACCGCGGCGGTCTCCGCCGTGGCCGCCGTGCCGGCGGTGCGCGCGCTGCTGGTCACCCGGCAACAGGAGATGATCACCAATGCCGGCCGGATCGTGGTCGAGGGCCGCGACATCGGGTCCGTGGTGGCCCCGGACGCCGACCTGAAGGTCTACCTCACCGCCTCCGAGGCGGCCCGGGCCGCCCGACGCAGCGCCGAGGACGCCACCGACGTGGCGGCGACGGCGGCCGACCTGGCCCGGCGGGACCGGCTCGACTCGACGCGCAAGGCCGACCCGCTGACCCAGGCCGCCGACGCCGTGGTGCTGGACACCACCGAGTTGGGCATCGACGAGGTCGTCGGGCGCCTGCGCGACCTGCTGACCGATCGGGGTGTGGCATGA
- a CDS encoding CTP synthase — protein MAPSARTTRHIFVTGGVASSLGKGLTASSLGNLLTARGLRVVMQKLDPYLNVDPGTMNPFQHGEVFVTEDGAETDLDVGHYERFLDRALSGKANVTTGQIYSEVIAKERRGEYLGDTVQVIPHITNEIKSRILAMADPDDDGQVPDVVITEVGGTVGDIESLPFLESIRQVRHDLGRDNCFYLHVSLVPYLAPSGELKTKPTQHSVAQLRSIGIQPDALVLRCDREIPDKVKQKLSLYCDVDREAVTAAPDAPSIYDIPKVLHREGLDAYVVRRLGLSFRDVDWASWDDLLDRVHQPRHTVTVAVVGKYVDLPDAYLSVSEAIRAAGFGHRSRVQLRWVPSDECVTPSGAAAALAGVDGIVIPGGFGVRGIEGKIGTARYARENGIPLLGLCLGLQCMTIDVARHLAGLDGANSLEFDEEAAHPVIATMADQEDIVAGRGDLGGTMRLGAYPAALAEGSLVAEAYGSTEVSERHRHRYEVNNAYRDALTKAGLHISGTSPDGRLVEFIELDRDLHPFFVATQAHPELKSRPTRPHPLFASFVKAAVAYSEADQLPVDLEAAESAAAQNAARNGGAAAKATSAS, from the coding sequence TTGGCCCCTTCAGCACGGACGACCAGGCACATTTTCGTCACCGGGGGAGTCGCCTCCTCGCTGGGTAAGGGCCTCACCGCCTCCAGCCTCGGCAACCTGCTCACCGCGCGCGGCCTGCGCGTGGTCATGCAGAAGCTCGACCCCTACCTCAACGTCGACCCGGGGACGATGAACCCGTTCCAGCACGGCGAGGTCTTCGTCACCGAGGACGGCGCCGAGACCGACCTTGACGTCGGGCACTACGAGCGGTTCCTGGACCGGGCGCTCTCCGGCAAGGCGAACGTCACCACCGGGCAGATCTACTCGGAGGTGATCGCCAAGGAGCGGCGCGGCGAGTACCTGGGCGACACCGTCCAGGTCATCCCGCACATCACCAACGAGATCAAGTCGCGGATCCTGGCGATGGCCGACCCGGACGACGACGGCCAGGTTCCGGACGTGGTGATCACCGAGGTCGGCGGCACCGTCGGCGACATCGAGTCGCTGCCGTTCCTGGAGTCGATCCGCCAGGTCCGCCACGACCTGGGCCGCGACAACTGCTTCTACCTGCACGTCTCGCTGGTGCCGTACCTGGCGCCGTCGGGCGAGCTGAAGACGAAGCCGACCCAGCACTCGGTGGCCCAGCTGCGCAGCATCGGCATCCAGCCCGACGCGCTGGTGCTGCGCTGCGACCGGGAGATCCCCGACAAGGTCAAGCAGAAGCTGTCGCTCTACTGCGACGTCGACCGCGAGGCCGTCACCGCCGCCCCGGACGCGCCGAGCATCTACGACATCCCGAAGGTGCTGCACCGCGAGGGCCTCGACGCGTACGTGGTGCGCCGGCTCGGCCTCTCCTTCCGGGACGTCGACTGGGCCAGCTGGGACGACCTGCTGGACCGGGTGCACCAGCCCCGGCACACCGTCACCGTCGCCGTGGTCGGCAAGTACGTCGACCTGCCCGACGCGTACCTGTCGGTCAGCGAGGCGATCCGGGCCGCCGGCTTCGGCCACCGGTCCCGGGTGCAGCTGCGCTGGGTGCCCAGCGACGAGTGCGTCACCCCGTCCGGCGCGGCAGCCGCCCTGGCCGGCGTCGACGGCATCGTCATCCCCGGCGGCTTCGGGGTGCGCGGCATCGAGGGCAAGATCGGCACCGCCCGGTACGCCCGGGAGAACGGCATCCCGCTGCTCGGCCTCTGCCTCGGCCTGCAGTGCATGACCATCGACGTGGCCCGGCACCTGGCCGGCCTCGACGGCGCCAACTCGCTGGAGTTCGACGAGGAGGCCGCGCACCCGGTCATCGCCACCATGGCCGACCAGGAGGACATCGTGGCCGGCAGGGGCGACCTGGGCGGCACCATGCGGCTGGGCGCGTACCCGGCGGCGCTCGCCGAGGGCTCGCTGGTCGCCGAGGCGTACGGCAGCACCGAGGTCAGCGAGCGGCACCGGCACCGGTACGAGGTGAACAACGCCTACCGCGACGCGCTGACCAAGGCGGGCCTGCACATCTCCGGCACCTCGCCCGACGGGCGGCTGGTCGAGTTCATCGAGTTGGACCGGGACCTGCACCCGTTCTTCGTGGCCACCCAGGCGCACCCGGAGCTGAAGAGCCGGCCGACCCGGCCGCACCCGCTGTTCGCCTCCTTCGTGAAGGCGGCGGTGGCCTACTCGGAGGCCGACCAGCTCCCCGTCGACCTGGAGGCCGCCGAGAGCGCGGCGGCGCAGAACGCCGCCCGCAACGGTGGCGCCGCCGCGAAGGCGACGTCGGCCTCGTGA
- the der gene encoding ribosome biogenesis GTPase Der, with translation MTDTDGWIELREPDVDTEEPTGPQPVVAVVGRPNVGKSTLVNRIIGRRQAVVEDVPGVTRDRVPYDAQWAGRQFTVVDTGGWEPDAKDRAAAIAAQAETAVVTADVVLFVVDAMVGSTDVDEAAVRMLRRSAKPVILVANKADNTTIEMEATSLWSLGLGEPYPVSALHGRGSGDLLDAIMAALPEAPKIVENRPRGPRRVALVGRPNVGKSSLLNRFSGEERAVVDSVAGTTVDPVDSLVEIGGETWQLVDTAGLRKRVGKASGTEYYASLRTAGAIEAAEVAVVLLDSSEPISEQDQRILSMVTEAGRALVIAFNKWDLVDADRRYYLDKEIERELRRIPWAIRLNLSAQTGRAVDKLAPALRKALASWETRVPTAQLNSWLTALVQATPHPVRGGRAPKILFATQAGVAPPRFVLFTTAPLDAGYQRFVERKLREEFGYEGSPIEISVRPRKKLGPGGRGKAHG, from the coding sequence ATGACCGACACCGACGGGTGGATCGAGCTGCGGGAACCGGACGTAGACACCGAGGAGCCGACCGGTCCGCAGCCGGTCGTGGCCGTGGTCGGCCGCCCCAACGTGGGCAAGTCGACCCTGGTCAACCGGATCATCGGTCGCCGTCAGGCGGTCGTCGAGGACGTCCCCGGGGTCACCCGGGACCGGGTGCCGTACGACGCGCAGTGGGCCGGCCGGCAGTTCACCGTGGTGGACACCGGCGGCTGGGAGCCCGACGCCAAGGACCGGGCCGCCGCCATCGCGGCGCAGGCCGAGACGGCGGTCGTCACGGCCGACGTGGTGCTGTTCGTGGTCGACGCGATGGTCGGCTCGACGGACGTGGACGAGGCGGCCGTACGGATGCTGCGCCGCAGCGCCAAGCCGGTGATCCTGGTCGCGAACAAGGCCGACAACACCACCATCGAGATGGAGGCCACCTCGCTGTGGTCGCTGGGCCTGGGTGAGCCGTACCCGGTGTCGGCGCTGCACGGACGTGGCTCCGGCGACCTGCTCGACGCCATCATGGCCGCGCTGCCGGAGGCCCCGAAGATCGTCGAGAACCGCCCGCGCGGCCCGCGCCGGGTGGCCCTCGTCGGCCGGCCGAACGTCGGCAAGTCCAGCCTGCTCAACCGCTTCTCGGGCGAGGAGCGGGCGGTCGTCGACTCGGTCGCCGGCACCACCGTGGACCCGGTCGACAGCCTGGTCGAGATCGGCGGGGAGACCTGGCAGCTCGTCGACACGGCGGGCCTGCGCAAGCGGGTCGGCAAGGCCAGCGGCACCGAGTACTACGCCAGCCTGCGGACCGCCGGGGCGATCGAGGCCGCCGAGGTCGCCGTGGTGCTGCTGGACTCCAGCGAGCCCATCAGCGAGCAGGACCAGCGGATCCTGTCCATGGTCACCGAGGCCGGGCGGGCGCTGGTGATCGCCTTCAACAAGTGGGACCTGGTCGACGCCGACCGCCGGTACTACCTGGACAAGGAGATCGAGCGCGAGCTGCGCCGCATCCCGTGGGCGATCCGGCTCAACCTGTCGGCGCAGACCGGCCGGGCGGTCGACAAGCTCGCGCCGGCGCTGCGCAAGGCCCTGGCCAGCTGGGAGACCCGCGTACCGACCGCGCAGCTCAACTCGTGGCTGACCGCGCTGGTGCAGGCGACCCCGCACCCGGTGCGGGGCGGTCGGGCGCCGAAGATCCTCTTCGCCACCCAGGCGGGCGTGGCGCCGCCGCGCTTCGTACTGTTCACCACGGCTCCGCTGGACGCCGGCTACCAGCGGTTCGTCGAGCGAAAGCTGCGCGAGGAGTTCGGCTACGAGGGCAGCCCGATCGAGATCTCCGTACGCCCCCGCAAGAAGCTCGGCCCCGGCGGCCGGGGCAAGGCGCACGGCTGA
- a CDS encoding pseudouridine synthase yields the protein MPRDDRTPRPDAPAFEGAERLQKVLAAAGVGSRRACEDLIFRRRVTVDGRVAQLGDKVDPATAVIHVDGERLVADTRLVYLAMNKPRGVVSTMADEKGRTALADFLGNRVEQRVYHVGRLDADSEGLLLLTNDGTLAHKLMHPSYGVQKTYLCEVSGPIPRNLGKRLMAGVELEDGPAKVDSFRVVDTLGRTAQVELSLHEGRKHIVRRLLGEAGHPVSRLVRTAIGPIRLGDLRAGRTRRLTNAEVAALFKAVGD from the coding sequence ATGCCACGCGATGACCGCACGCCCCGCCCCGACGCGCCCGCCTTCGAGGGGGCCGAGCGCCTGCAGAAGGTGCTGGCCGCCGCCGGCGTGGGTTCCCGGCGCGCCTGCGAGGACCTGATCTTCCGTCGCCGGGTCACCGTCGACGGCCGGGTCGCCCAGCTCGGCGACAAGGTCGACCCCGCCACCGCCGTGATCCACGTCGACGGCGAGCGCCTCGTCGCCGACACCCGACTGGTCTACCTGGCCATGAACAAGCCCCGCGGGGTCGTCTCCACGATGGCCGACGAGAAGGGCCGCACGGCGCTCGCCGACTTCCTCGGCAACCGGGTGGAGCAGCGGGTCTACCACGTCGGGCGGCTCGACGCCGACAGCGAGGGCCTGCTGCTGCTCACCAACGACGGCACCCTCGCGCACAAGCTGATGCACCCGTCGTACGGGGTGCAGAAGACGTACCTGTGCGAGGTGTCCGGGCCGATCCCGCGCAACCTCGGCAAGCGGCTGATGGCCGGCGTGGAACTCGAGGACGGGCCGGCGAAGGTCGACTCCTTCCGGGTGGTGGACACGCTGGGACGGACCGCCCAGGTGGAGCTGAGCCTGCACGAGGGACGCAAGCACATCGTCCGCCGCCTGCTCGGCGAGGCGGGCCATCCGGTGAGCCGGCTGGTGCGTACCGCGATCGGGCCGATCCGGCTGGGCGACCTGCGCGCCGGGCGGACGCGGCGGCTGACCAACGCGGAGGTCGCCGCCCTGTTCAAGGCCGTGGGTGACTGA